A stretch of the Macaca thibetana thibetana isolate TM-01 chromosome X, ASM2454274v1, whole genome shotgun sequence genome encodes the following:
- the GPR50 gene encoding melatonin-related receptor, with product MGPTLAVPTPYGCIGCKLPQPDYPPALIIFMFCAMVITIVVDLIGNSMVILAVTKSKKLRNSGNIFVVSLSVADMLVAIYPYPLMLHAMSTGGWDLSQLQCQMVGFITGLSVVSSIFNIVAIAINRYCYICHSLQYERIFSARNTCIYLVVTWIMTILAVLPNMYIGTIEYDPRTYTCIFNYLNNPVFTVTIVCIHFVLPLLIVGFCYVRIWTKVLAARDPAGQNPDNQLAEVRNFLTMFVIFLLFAVCWCPINVLTVLVAVSPKEMAGKIPNWLYLAAYFIAYFNSCLNAVIYGLLNENFRREYWTIFHAMRHPIIFFSGLISDIREMQEAHALARARAHARDQACEQALEQDCAHACPAVEETLMNVRNVPLPGDAAAGHPDRASGHPKPHSRSSSAYRKSASTHHKSVFSHSKAASGHLKPVSGHSKPASGHPKSATVYPKPASVYFKADSVHFKPASVHFKGDSVHFKPDSVHFKPASSHPKPITGHHVSTGSHSKSAFSAATSHPKPTTGHIKPATSHAEPTTADYPKPATTSHPEPTAADHPELSASHCPEIPAIAHPESDDSDLPASASSPASGPTKPAASQLEPDTIADLPDTTVVTTNTHDYHDVVVIDVEDDLNEMAV from the coding sequence GCAACATCTTCGTGGTTAGTCTCTCTGTGGCCGACATGCTGGTGGCCATCTACCCATACCCTTTAATGCTGCATGCCATGTCCACTGGGGGCTGGGATCTGAGCCAGTTACAGTGCCAGATGGTCGGGTTCATCACAGGGCTGAGTGTGGTCAGCTCCATCTTCAACATTGTGGCAATCGCCATCAACCGTTACTGCTACATCTGCCACAGCCTCCAGTACGAGCGGATCTTCAGCGCGCGCAATACCTGCATCTACCTGGTCGTCACCTGGATCATGACCATCCTGGCTGTCCTGCCCAACATGTACATTGGCACCATCGAGTACGATCCTCGCACCTACACCTGCATCTTCAACTATCTGAACAACCCTGTCTTCACTGTTACCATCGTCTGCATCCACTTCGTCCTCCCTCTCCTCATCGTGGGTTTCTGCTACGTGAGGATCTGGACCAAAGTGCTGGCAGCCCGTGACCCTGCAGGGCAGAATCCTGACAACCAACTTGCTGAGGTTCGCAATTTTCTAACCATGTTTGTGATCTTCCTCCTCTTTGCAGTGTGCTGGTGCCCTATCAATGTGCTCACTGTCTTGGTGGCTGTCAGTCCGAAGGAGATGGCAGGCAAGATCCCCAACTGGCTTTATCTTGCAGCCTACTTCATAGCCTACTTCAACAGCTGCCTCAACGCTGTGATCTACGGGCTCCTCAATGAGAATTTCCGAAGAGAATACTGGACCATCTTCCATGCTATGCGGCACCCTATCATATTCTTCTCTGGCCTCATCAGTGATATTCGTGAGATGCAGGAGGCCCATGCCCTGGCCCGTGCCCGTGCCCATGCTCGCGACCAAGCTTGTGAACAAGCCCTTGAACAAGACTGTGCCCATGCCTGTCCTGCTGTGGAGGAAACCCTGATGAATGTCCGGAATGTTCCATTACCTGGTGATGCTGCAGCTGGCCACCCCGACCGTGCCTCTGGCCACCCTAAGCCCCATTCCAGATCTTCCTCTGCCTATCGCAAATCTGCCTCTACCCACCACAAATCTGTCTTTAGCCACTCCAAGGCTGCCTCTGGCCACCTCAAACCTGTCTCTGGCCACTCCAAGCCTGCTTCTGGTCACCCGAAATCTGCCACTGTCTACCCTAAGCCTGCCTCTGTCTATTTCAAGGCTGACTCTGTCCATTTTAAGCCTGCCTCTGTCCATTTCAAGGGTGACTCTGTCCATTTCAAGCCTGACTCTGTTCATTTCAAGCCTGCTTCCAGCCACCCCAAGCCCATCACTGGTCACCATGTCTCTACTGGCAGCCACTCCAAGTCTGCCTTCAGTGCTGCCACCAGCCACCCTAAACCCACCACTGGCCACATCAAGCCAGCTACCAGCCATGCTGAGCCCACCACTGCTGACTATCCCAAGCCTGCCACCACCAGCCACCCTGAGCCCACTGCTGCTGACCACCCTGAGCTCTCTGCCTCCCACTGCCCCGAGATCCCTGCCATTGCCCACCCTGAGTCTGACGACAGTGACCTCCCTGCATCGGCCTCTAGCCCTGCCAGTGGGCCCACCAAGCCTGCTGCCAGCCAGCTGGAGCCTGACACCATCGCTGACCTTCCTGACACTACTGTAGTCACTACCAATACCCATGATTACCATGATGTTGTGGTTATTGATGTTGAAGATGATCTCAATGAAATGGCTGTGTGA